One Alnus glutinosa chromosome 3, dhAlnGlut1.1, whole genome shotgun sequence genomic region harbors:
- the LOC133862911 gene encoding SNF2 domain-containing protein CLASSY 1-like, whose amino-acid sequence MMKRRHLHQSKHPFDAYPFEALLYGSWEAVELIRIMNGTMVMHFMDNQYIIEEKSPFSNLRIRSRQATLSDCTCYLRPGIDICVLSASQHAKISDEENPEPVWLDARISSIERKPHEYQCSCQIYVNFYVNQGPLGSETGTLSKEASIVGIDKISILQRLERVPCEDRHYRWAYSEDCSELPKTKLFLGKFVSELSWLLVASVFKQIAFDIRSVKNKIVYQILGADDDSCTLDSGNYLNAVNFRVENDILLPTVVKFFPADAIEAGPACEMQEAGSPFYDPMDLRRSKRRNVQPERFLGCDSVSEIDVGFVRTRPYKIEQWKDDEMLLPLACLFGPHASCSEEQNEVEQKTFSRSKNPCQDLIVCKRKGKSREVKSSVASQIENKTQLAIVPLPDESDPIVFERYRHLAKSRGNYEDDITEISSKYYYIDSAPKAQRNKISGLEDMDFEGGCEGKASEREVQRKRYRSVYTKRDNLSEERTYQKRSLNVGAYKDMINSFLKNMDTTVKKEEPQIIDQWKKCKETNSLDQSTELEPPPDEDEGEISETEMLWKEMELAMTSSYLFEDDEGSNAGMSIGIMKKLSQSCQHEYKLDEEIGILCCRCGYVSSEIRDVSAPFMQHTSWNTDEKQCNEKDSVHKPDEDEDLQVLCRQASADVPLSEENENVWALIPELRVKLHLHQKKAYEFLWRNIAGSLEPSLMKRTSKKTGGCVISHTPGAGKTFLIISFLVSYLKLFPGKRPLVLAPKTTLYTWYKECIKWEIPVPVYLIHGRRTYRVFKQKSPSFHKTVSFPGLPKPTDDVMHVLDCLEKVQKWHAHPSVLVMGYTSFLALMREDSKFAHRRFMAKVLRESPGILVLDEGHNPRSTKSRLRKVLMKVKTDLRILLSGTLFQNNFCEYFNTLCLARPMFINEVLKELDPKYKRQKKGTEKALYLREARARKFFLDKIAKRIDSNVGEERRQGIKMLRKITSGFIDVYEGGSSDSLPGLQIYTLLMNSTDIQHEILVKLHKIMAECHGYPLELELLITLGSIHPWLVKTTGCANKFFTMGELMELEKYKFDLKKGSKVRFVLNLVYRIFRKEKVLIFCHNIAPVKLFLELFEKFFKWQRGNEVLVLTGDLELFERGRVMDKFEEPGGASRVLLASITACAEGISLTAASRVILLDSEWNPSKTKQAIARAFRPGQQRVVYVYQLLQTGTLEEDKYRRTTWKEWVSSMIFSEAFVEDPSRWQAEKIEDDVLREMVEEDRTKTFHMIMKNEKASTS is encoded by the exons ATGATGAAGAGAAGGCATCTGCATCAATCCAAACATCCATTTGATGCTTACC CTTTTGAAGCTCTATTGTATGGCTCATGGGAAGCGGTGGAGCTCATCAGAATCATGAATGGGACTATGGTCATGCATTTCATGGATAATCAGTACATAATTGAGGAGAAAAGTCCCTTCTCAAACCTTCGTATACGGTCAAGGCAAGCTACTTTATCTGACTGCACCTGCTATCTGAGACCCGGCATTGACATATGTGTGCTTTCAGCATCTCAACATGCAAAAATTTCAGATGAGGAAAACCCGGAGCCT GTGTGGCTTGATGCTAGAATAAGTTCTATTGAGAGGAAGCCTCATGAATATCAATGCTCATGCCAGATATATGTTAACTTCTATGTTAACCAAGGCCCTCTAGGTTCAGAGACAGGAACACTTAGTAAAGAAGCTAGCATAGTAGGAATTGATAAAATTTCCATCCTCCAAAGGCTTGAGCGTGTTCCTTGTGAAGATCGGCACTATCGCTGGGCTTACTCTGAGGACTGCTCTGAGTTGCCCAAAACTAAATTGTTTCTGGGGAAATTCGTATCTGAGCTTTCATGGTTGCTTGTTGCATCAGTTTTTAAGCAGATTGCTTTTGACATAAGATCAGTGAAAAACAAGATTGTCTATCAGATTTTGGGAGCTGATGATGACAGCTGTACATTAGACTCTGGTAATTACTTAAATGCTGTAAATTTTAGAGTAGAAAATGATATCTTACTACCCACCGTAGTAAAATTTTTTCCGGCAGATGCCATTGAGGCAGGTCCAGCTTGTGAAATGCAAGAAGCTGGATCACCATTTTATGATCCCATGGACTTGCGACGTTCCAAACGTCGAAATGTACAACCTGAGCGCTTTCTTGGCTGTGATAGTGTGTCAGAGATAGATGTTGGCTTTGTCCGAACCAGGCCATACAAGATAGAACAATGGAAAGATGACGAAATGTTATTACCACTAGCATGCCTGTTCGGTCCGCATGCAAGCTGTTCAGAAGAGCAAAATGAGGTTGAACAAAAGACCTTTTCCCGGAGTAAAAATCCCTGTCAAGATCTAATAGTCTGCAAACGTAAGGGTAAATCAAGGGAGGTAAAATCGAGTGTAGCTAgtcaaatagaaaataaaactcAACTTGCTATTGTTCCTCTGCCGGATGAAAGTGATCCAATAGTCTTTGAACGCTATCGCCATCTTGCCAAAAGTCGCGGAAATTATGAAGATGATATCACTGAAATTTCCTCCAAGTATTATTACATTGATAGTGCCCCTAAAGCACAGAGAAATAAAATTTCTGGCTTGGAAGATATGGATTTTGAAGGTGGATGCGAAGGAAAAGCTTCTGAGAGAGAAGTCCAAAGAAAAAGATATCGCTCTGTATATACCAAAAGGGATAATCTTAGTGAAGAAAGAACGTATCAGAAGAGATCCTTGAATGTAGGTGCGTACAAAGATATGATAAATTCATTCTTGAAGAACATGGATACAACAGTCAAGAAAGAAGAGCCGCAGATCATTGACCAGTGGAAAAAATGCAAGGAAACAAATAGCTTGGACCAAAGCACGGAGTTGGAACCACCCCCAGATGAGGATGAGGGAGAGATCTCAGAGACTGAAATGTTGTGGAAAGAAATGGAACTAGCCATGACATCAAGTTATCTTTTTGAAGACGATGAG GGCTCAAACGCTGGAATGTCCATTGGGATCATGAAAAAATTAAGTCAAAGTTGCCAGCATGAATACAAATTGGATGAAGAAATTGGAATTCTGTGCTGTAGATGTGGCTATGTGAGCTCTGAGATAAGAGATGTTTCAGCACCCTTT ATGCAACACACAAGCTGGAACACAGATGAGAAGCAATGCAATGAAAAAGATTCAGTGCATAAGCCGGATGAAGATGAGGATTTGCAAGTTCTCTGTCGTCAAGCCTCTGCTGATGTGCCATTATCAGAAGAAAATGAGAACGTGTGGGCCTTAATCCCTGAACTTCGAGTGAAATTACACCTCCACCAAAAAAAAGCTTATGAATTTCTTTGGCGAAATATTGCTGGGTCTTTAGAACCGTCACTTATGAAACGAACATCCAAGAAAACAGGTGGTTGTGTTATTTCTCATACTCCTGGAGCTGGGAAAACGTTTCTCATTATTTCATTCCTTGTTAGCTATTTGAAATTGTTCCCTGGAAAACGACCCTTGGTTCTTGCTCCAAAGACTACGCTATATACCTGGTACAAGGAATGTATCAAGTGGGAAATTCCTGTTCCAGTTTATCTAATTCATGGTCGTAGAACCTACAGAGTCTTCAAGCAGAAATCGCCATCCTTTCACAAAACTGTGTCCTTTCCAGGACTTCCAAAGCCCACTGATGATGTCATGCATGTTTTGGATTGCCTAGAGAAAGTACAGAAGTGGCATGCACACCCAAGTGTTCTTGTCATGGGTTATACCTCATTTCTAGCATTAATGCGAGAAGACTCAAAGTTTGCACACAGAAGGTTTATGGCTAAAGTGTTGCGGGAAAGTCCAGGGATATTGGTACTAGATGAAGGCCACAATCCCAGAAGTACAAAATCAAGGTTGAGGAAGGTTTTGATGAAAGTTAAAACAGACCTGAGAATATTGCTTTCAGGTACATTGTTTCAGAACAATTTCTGTGAATATTTTAATACCCTCTGCTTGGCAAGACCCATgtttataaatgaagttttgaAGGAATTAGACCCAAAATACAAGAGGCAGAAGAAAGGCACAGAAAAAGCACTCTATTTGAGAGAAGCCCGAGCAAGAAAGTTCTTTTTAGATAAGATTGCTAAAAGAATTGATTCAAACGTAGGAGAAGAGAGGAGGCAGGGTATAAAGATGTTGAGAAAAATCACAAGTGGATTTATAGATGTGTATGAAGGTGGAAGTAGTGACAGCCTTCCTGGTTTACAGATTTACACCTTATTAATGAATTCAACTGACATACAGCATGAAATTTTGGTTAAACTTCACAAGATAATGGCTGAATGCCATGGATATCCGCTGGAGTTGGAGCTTTTGATAACCCTTGGATCAATACATCCTTGGTTAGTGAAAACTACAGGCTGTGCTAACAAGTTTTTCACCATGGGGGAACTAATGGAGCTTGAAAAGTATAAGTTTGATCTGAAGAAAGGGTCAAAGGTAAGATTTGTTTTGAACCTTGTGTATCGCATTTTCAGGAAGGAGAAGGTACTGATCTTCTGCCACAACATTGCTCCTGTTAAACTGTTTTTGGAGTTATTTGAGAAATTCTTCAAGTGGCAGAGGGGTAATGAAGTGTTGGTCCTTACTGGGGATTTAGAGTTATTTGAACGTGGAAGAGTGATGGATAAATTTGAGGAACCAGGGGGGGCCTCAAGGGTACTACTTGCTTCAATCACAGCTTGTGCTGAAGGGATCAGTTTGACAGCAGCTTCTCGGGTGATATTACTGGATTCTGAATGGAACCCTTCCAAGACAAAACAGGCTATAGCTCGGGCTTTCCGGCCTGGTCAGCAGAGGGTGGTTTATGTTTATCAGCTCTTGCAAACGGGCACGCTGGAAGAAGACAAGTATCGAAGGACGACATGGAAGGAGTGGGTCTCAAGTATGATTTTTAGCGAGGCATTTGTGGAGGATCCTTCTCGCTGGCAAGCTGAAAAGATTGAAGATGATGTTTTGAGGGAAATGGTGGAGGAGGACCGAACTAAAACATTCCATATGATCATGAAGAATGAAAAGGCTTCAACAAGTTGA
- the LOC133863703 gene encoding dehydration-responsive element-binding protein 2C-like, translating to MGACDRGTKETSLPLNVSRKKKSRSRGDGSLSVAETLAKWREYYARLDSCNDEIKPICRAPAVGSKKGCMKGKGGPENSRCNYRGVRQRTWGKWVAEVREPNRGKRLWLGTYPNAVEAACAYDKAARTMYGSYARLNFPDCCPVTTSSGICSVSTPFGSDSTTTSNYSEVYPNVKNEDGETESGMDNLHAAVSEIRRPSSTMQPEAKESSLHVTNGTCSDMYKVKQETEDEPIDFKNDCWNNGQEYLEGPVEEMFDVDELMGLLDSNPLGNNKSMLALGYDAGQIGLPDSNQCEKPTSLSYQFQNPDAKLLGTLNHMEQAPSGVDYSFDFLKPDRLDDEKNGTDGYFNLG from the coding sequence ATGGGTGCTTGTGATCGAGGTACTAAAGAGACCTCTCTGCCCTTGAATGTTTCCCGGAAGAAGAAGTCGAGGAGTAGAGGTGATGGATCTCTGTCCGTGGCTGAAACCCTCGCCAAGTGGAGAGAGTATTACGCCCGGCTGGATTCTTGCAATGATGAGATTAAACCGATTTGTAGAGCTCCCGCCGTTGGGTCGAAGAAGGGCTGTATGAAAGGGAAAGGAGGACCTGAGAACTCGCGATGTAATTACAGAGGGGTGAGGCAGAGAACATGGGGTAAGTGGGTTGCAGAAGTTCGAGAGCCAAATAGGGGGAAGAGACTTTGGCTTGGTACTTATCCAAATGCAGTTGAAGCTGCCTGTGCCTACGATAAAGCTGCAAGGACCATGTATGGTTCTTATGCTCGCCTCAACTTTCCGGATTGTTGTCCGGTCACCACTTCATCAGGCATTTGCTCAGTGTCAACTCCATTCGGTTCAGATTCCACAACTACATCAAATTACTCCGAGGTCTATCCCAATGTGAAGAATGAGGATGGGGAAACTGAATCAGGAATGGATAATCTGCACGCCGCAGTCTCTGAAATTAGAAGACCAAGTAGTACGATGCAGCCAGAAGCGAAGGAGTCATCCTTACATGTTACAAATGGCACTTGCAGTGACATGTATAAAGTTAAGCAGGAGACGGAGGATGAGCCTATTGACTTTAAGAACGATTGTTGGAACAATGGACAGGAGTATTTGGAGGGTCCCGTGGAGGAAATGTTTGATGTGGATGAACTTATGGGGCTCTTAGACAGTAATCCTCTTGGCAACAATAAATCCATGCTAGCTTTGGGTTATGATGCTGGTCAAATAGGGCTCCCCGACAGCAATCAATGCGAGAAACCAACAAGTTTGTCATACCAGTTTCAGAATCCAGATGCCAAGTTGCTGGGGACACTGAATCATATGGAGCAGGCACCTTCCGGAGTTGATTATAGCTTTGACTTCTTGAAGCCGGATAGGCTGGATGATGAGAAGAATGGGACGGATGGATACTTTAATTTAGGATGA